The Pseudomonas allokribbensis genome has a window encoding:
- a CDS encoding acyl-CoA dehydrogenase family protein: protein MTAKPQSTLLSPLQTARQLAAEFALTAVERDERGGTPKAERDALRDSGLLALSIPTRYGGLGARWSETLEVVREFAKVDSSIAHVFGFHHLMLATVRLFSRPEQWQPWFEQTARQNWFWGNALNPLDTRTVVKDLGGWREFSGKKSFCSGASDSQMLIASAVDESNGGKLLIAAIPSGRSGITLHNDWNNIGQRQTDSGSATFERVRVEESELLLDPGPLSTPFACLRPLIAQLTFTHMFLGIAEGAFEEARQYTLSETRVWHKSSVREVREDPYVLAHYGDFWVALEGIRLLVERAATLLDEAWAKGPNLSAEERGHLATAIATAKVAASRQGLEICSRLFEVTGARSTHASLRLDRHWRNLRTQTLHDPLDYKLHELGDWALNQSLPVPTFYS, encoded by the coding sequence GTGACCGCCAAACCGCAAAGCACCCTGCTCTCCCCCTTGCAGACCGCCCGCCAACTGGCCGCCGAATTCGCCCTGACCGCCGTCGAACGCGACGAACGCGGCGGTACGCCGAAAGCCGAACGCGACGCCCTGCGCGACAGCGGTCTGCTGGCCCTGAGCATTCCCACCCGATACGGCGGCCTCGGTGCGCGCTGGAGCGAAACCCTGGAAGTCGTGCGCGAATTCGCCAAGGTCGACAGCTCGATCGCCCACGTCTTCGGTTTTCATCATTTGATGCTGGCCACCGTGCGCCTGTTTTCCCGCCCGGAACAATGGCAACCGTGGTTCGAACAGACCGCGCGGCAGAACTGGTTCTGGGGCAACGCGCTCAATCCGCTGGACACCCGCACCGTGGTCAAGGACCTGGGCGGCTGGCGCGAGTTTTCCGGCAAGAAGAGCTTCTGCTCCGGCGCCAGCGATTCACAAATGCTGATCGCCTCGGCGGTGGACGAAAGCAACGGCGGCAAACTGCTGATCGCGGCAATTCCCAGCGGGCGCAGCGGCATCACCTTGCACAACGACTGGAACAACATCGGCCAGCGCCAGACCGACAGCGGCAGCGCCACGTTCGAACGGGTACGGGTCGAGGAATCGGAACTGCTGCTGGATCCGGGCCCGTTGAGTACCCCGTTCGCCTGTTTGCGCCCATTGATTGCACAACTGACGTTCACGCATATGTTTCTCGGTATCGCCGAAGGGGCCTTTGAAGAAGCGCGGCAATACACCCTCAGCGAAACCCGCGTCTGGCACAAATCCTCGGTGCGCGAGGTGCGTGAAGACCCGTATGTGCTGGCCCATTACGGCGATTTCTGGGTCGCCCTCGAAGGCATCCGTCTGCTGGTGGAACGCGCCGCCACGTTGCTCGACGAGGCGTGGGCCAAAGGCCCGAACCTCAGCGCCGAAGAACGCGGTCACCTGGCCACGGCGATTGCCACGGCCAAGGTCGCCGCCAGTCGTCAGGGCCTGGAGATTTGCAGCCGGCTGTTCGAAGTCACCGGCGCCCGTTCAACCCACGCGTCGCTGCGCCTGGACCGCCACTGGCGCAACCTGCGCACGCAAACCCTGCACGACCCGCTGGATTACAAACTCCACGAGCTGGGCGACTGGGCGCTGAACCAGTCCCTGCCGGTGCCGACGTTCTATTCCTGA
- a CDS encoding sigma-54 interaction domain-containing protein — MQLLTLPPSPALATSIRATAQVFEDPKSQALLAHLQQVAPSEASVLIIGETGTGKELVARHIHNLSNRRNRPFIAVNCGAFSESLVEAELFGHEKGAFTGALSAKAGWFEEADGGTLFLDEIGDLPMAIQVKLLRVLQEREVVRLGSRKSIPIDVRVLAATNVQLEKAINAGHFREDLYYRLNVVNLELSPLRDRPGDILPLTRHFIEAYSQRLGYGRITISPGAEHKLRGYSWPGNIRELENVIHHTLLICRNGVIERDDLRLSNLRIDRPDDQHSNVDDSPEALLERAFQKLFEQQAGALHEKVEDALLRSAYRFCHYNQVHTAALLGLSRNVTRTRLIKIGELAVNKRRPTENLQGERLIQLSI; from the coding sequence ATGCAACTGCTGACCCTACCGCCCTCACCCGCCCTGGCCACTTCGATTCGCGCCACCGCCCAGGTCTTCGAAGACCCGAAGTCCCAGGCCTTGCTCGCGCATCTGCAACAAGTCGCGCCGAGCGAAGCCAGTGTGCTGATCATCGGCGAAACCGGCACCGGCAAGGAGTTGGTGGCGCGGCACATCCACAACCTGAGCAACCGGCGCAACCGACCATTCATTGCGGTGAACTGCGGGGCGTTCTCCGAATCACTGGTGGAAGCCGAACTGTTCGGCCACGAAAAAGGCGCCTTCACCGGCGCCCTCAGCGCCAAGGCCGGGTGGTTCGAAGAGGCGGATGGCGGCACCTTGTTCCTCGATGAGATCGGCGATTTGCCGATGGCGATCCAGGTCAAATTGCTGCGGGTATTGCAGGAGCGTGAAGTGGTGCGACTGGGTTCGCGCAAGAGCATTCCCATCGATGTACGGGTGCTGGCGGCGACCAACGTGCAACTGGAGAAAGCCATCAACGCCGGGCATTTCCGCGAGGATCTGTATTACCGGCTGAACGTGGTCAATCTGGAGCTGAGCCCGTTGCGCGACCGACCCGGCGACATCCTGCCGCTGACCCGGCACTTTATCGAAGCTTACAGTCAGCGTCTGGGTTACGGACGCATCACCATCAGCCCCGGCGCCGAGCACAAACTGCGCGGCTACAGTTGGCCGGGCAACATTCGCGAGCTGGAAAACGTCATCCATCACACGCTGCTGATCTGCCGTAACGGCGTGATTGAACGCGATGATCTGCGCCTGTCGAACCTGCGTATCGATCGCCCGGACGACCAGCATTCCAATGTCGACGACTCACCGGAAGCGCTACTCGAACGCGCTTTCCAGAAGCTCTTCGAACAACAGGCCGGCGCGCTGCATGAAAAGGTCGAGGACGCGTTGCTGCGTTCGGCCTATCGCTTCTGCCACTACAACCAGGTGCACACCGCCGCGCTGCTCGGCCTGAGCCGTAACGTGACCCGCACGCGGCTGATCAAGATTGGCGAACTGGCAGTCAACAAGCGACGACCCACGGAAAACCTGCAAGGCGAACGCTTGATCCAGTTGTCGATCTAG
- a CDS encoding antibiotic biosynthesis monooxygenase, with protein MQAPAKNRSFTQLIEFEIEPGQQPALVSALTVQTERLAQRYAGFVSASVQASDDGRRVLGFLQWQSREAGEAAFQSFETGEQDFWQLIRTHQARTVTFGSFQVLSSIARSHDDGLHCQLVG; from the coding sequence ATGCAAGCACCAGCGAAAAACCGCAGCTTCACCCAATTGATCGAATTTGAAATCGAACCCGGCCAACAACCGGCGCTGGTCTCGGCGCTGACCGTGCAGACCGAGCGTCTGGCCCAGCGTTATGCCGGATTCGTCAGCGCCAGCGTTCAGGCCAGTGACGATGGCCGGCGTGTGTTGGGGTTCCTGCAATGGCAATCCCGCGAGGCGGGGGAGGCGGCGTTCCAGAGTTTCGAAACCGGTGAGCAGGACTTCTGGCAGTTGATCCGCACCCATCAGGCGCGCACCGTGACCTTCGGTTCATTCCAGGTGCTGAGCAGCATCGCCCGCAGTCATGACGATGGCTTGCACTGCCAATTGGTGGGCTAG
- the soxR gene encoding redox-sensitive transcriptional activator SoxR produces MITAENVHRQLTVGEVAARSGVAVTALHFYESKGLIKSQRNAGNQRRYPREVLRRVALIKVAQRLGIPLAEIGEALKQLPDNRAPTAADWKVLSEQWRRELDERINQLMLLRDRLTGCIGCGCLSMEACPLRNQGDVLGEQGPGAHFLDIPT; encoded by the coding sequence ATGATCACTGCGGAAAATGTGCACAGGCAACTCACCGTCGGCGAAGTCGCGGCCCGCAGTGGCGTGGCCGTCACTGCCCTGCATTTCTATGAATCCAAAGGTTTGATCAAAAGCCAGCGCAATGCCGGCAACCAGCGGCGTTACCCACGGGAAGTGTTGCGGCGGGTGGCGTTGATCAAGGTGGCGCAACGGCTGGGCATTCCACTGGCGGAAATCGGCGAGGCGCTGAAACAGTTGCCGGACAACCGCGCACCGACGGCGGCGGACTGGAAAGTGTTGTCGGAACAGTGGCGGCGGGAGCTGGATGAGCGAATCAATCAGTTGATGCTGCTTCGGGACCGACTGACCGGCTGCATCGGTTGCGGATGCCTGTCGATGGAGGCGTGTCCGCTGCGCAATCAGGGGGATGTGCTGGGCGAACAGGGACCAGGAGCGCACTTTCTCGATATCCCCACCTGA
- a CDS encoding MetQ/NlpA family ABC transporter substrate-binding protein — protein MKKTLAVLAAVLSFGAHANEKLIVGATPVPHAEILEFVKPTLAKEGVDLDIKVFTDFIQPNQQLALKNLDANYYQYRPFLDDFNKTRHTNLVPVVGVHIEPFGAYSTKIKNISELKDGASVSIPNDPVNTGRALVLLHEAGLIKLKDPSNTLATQRDIVENPKHLKIRELEGALLARSVSQVDLAFVFANYALEAGIDTNSALIVEKGKSLYIEFLVARPDNINDPGLQKLAKALNSDEVRQFILTRYKGQIAPGF, from the coding sequence ATGAAAAAGACCCTGGCCGTTCTGGCTGCCGTTCTGTCGTTCGGCGCTCACGCCAACGAAAAACTGATCGTCGGTGCCACCCCGGTGCCGCACGCGGAAATCCTCGAGTTCGTCAAACCGACCCTGGCCAAAGAAGGCGTGGACCTGGACATCAAGGTCTTCACCGACTTCATCCAGCCCAACCAGCAACTGGCGCTGAAAAACCTCGACGCCAACTACTATCAGTACCGGCCGTTTCTCGATGATTTCAACAAGACCCGCCATACCAATCTGGTGCCGGTCGTCGGCGTGCACATCGAACCGTTCGGCGCCTACTCGACCAAGATCAAGAACATTTCGGAGCTGAAGGACGGCGCCAGCGTGTCCATCCCCAACGACCCGGTAAACACTGGCCGCGCCCTGGTGTTGTTGCACGAGGCGGGGCTGATCAAACTCAAGGATCCGAGCAACACCCTGGCCACCCAGCGCGACATCGTCGAAAACCCCAAACACCTGAAAATCCGTGAACTGGAAGGTGCGTTGCTGGCCCGTTCCGTGAGTCAGGTGGACCTGGCCTTCGTGTTCGCCAACTACGCGCTGGAAGCCGGGATCGACACCAACAGCGCGCTGATCGTCGAGAAGGGCAAAAGCCTGTACATCGAGTTTCTGGTCGCACGTCCCGACAACATCAACGATCCGGGCCTGCAGAAACTGGCCAAGGCGTTGAATTCCGATGAAGTGCGTCAGTTCATTCTGACCCGCTACAAAGGGCAGATTGCGCCGGGCTTCTGA
- a CDS encoding methionine ABC transporter permease translates to MAEWFKHLYWADIAQACLDTLSMLGAALLFTVLLGLPLGLLLFLTGKRQLHETVGVYRVLSVIVNMLRSLPFIILLIVLIPLTTLLVGTSLGVPGTIPPLVVGCTPFFARLVETALREVDRGVVEATQAMGANTWQIIRHTLLPEARGGLLAAVTVTAIVLVDYTAMAGVIGGGGLGDLAIRYGYQRFQTDVMVVTVVLLLILVQALQMTGDRLVAHYSRR, encoded by the coding sequence ATGGCCGAGTGGTTCAAACACCTTTACTGGGCCGACATTGCCCAAGCCTGTCTCGACACCCTGAGCATGCTCGGCGCGGCGCTGCTGTTCACGGTGTTGCTGGGTTTGCCGCTGGGGCTGCTGCTGTTTCTCACCGGCAAGCGCCAGTTGCATGAAACGGTCGGCGTGTATCGGGTGCTGTCAGTGATCGTGAACATGCTGCGTTCGTTGCCGTTCATCATTTTGCTGATCGTGCTGATTCCGCTGACCACGCTGCTGGTGGGCACTTCGCTGGGCGTGCCGGGCACCATTCCGCCATTGGTGGTCGGCTGCACACCGTTCTTTGCGCGACTGGTGGAAACCGCGTTGCGCGAAGTCGATCGCGGCGTGGTCGAGGCGACCCAGGCCATGGGCGCCAACACTTGGCAGATCATTCGCCACACGCTGTTGCCGGAAGCCCGGGGCGGGTTGTTGGCGGCGGTGACGGTCACCGCCATCGTGCTGGTGGATTACACGGCGATGGCCGGCGTGATCGGTGGCGGCGGGCTCGGCGATCTGGCGATCCGCTACGGCTATCAGCGCTTTCAGACCGACGTGATGGTGGTCACCGTGGTGTTGCTGCTGATTCTGGTGCAAGCCCTGCAAATGACCGGCGACCGACTGGTGGCGCACTACAGCCGACGCTGA
- a CDS encoding SfnB family sulfur acquisition oxidoreductase, with product MSESAVYPINPPAAHRIADAAEALRVAEQVAAVLQEHAAERDRSREVPAEIVDLYSNSGLWGISVPKEYGGAQVSYAVLAQVIAIISAADPSLGQIPQNHYCLLEDIRLQGTPAQQAHFFELALQGHRFANALSETGGKNVQDIQATIRRYGDGFVINGRKGYCTGSLYAHWLAVLALDEEQKGQLAFVERGTKGLVIVDDWDSIGQRTTSSGTVLAEDLQVAPFNLFPTYRSYENPTLAGPFAQLTTAAIDAGIARAALRDTVDFVRQFARPWIDAGVDKASEDPLTIIQIGALEIRLEAAEALLERAGWALDAARPAPDEDNVALASLAVAKAKVLTTEIAIEASNKLFELGGTRSTLKKHNFDRHWRNARVHTLHDPVRWKYHVVGNWLLNGIKPPRHDWS from the coding sequence ATGTCTGAATCTGCCGTTTATCCGATCAACCCGCCGGCCGCCCACCGTATCGCCGACGCCGCCGAAGCCTTGCGCGTGGCCGAACAGGTCGCCGCCGTTTTGCAGGAGCACGCCGCCGAGCGCGACCGCAGCCGTGAAGTGCCTGCCGAGATCGTCGACCTGTATTCCAACAGTGGTCTGTGGGGCATCAGCGTGCCGAAGGAGTACGGCGGCGCCCAGGTGTCCTACGCGGTGCTGGCCCAGGTGATCGCGATCATTTCCGCCGCCGATCCGTCCCTCGGACAGATCCCGCAAAACCATTACTGCCTGCTCGAAGACATCCGCCTGCAAGGCACGCCGGCGCAGCAGGCGCATTTCTTTGAGTTGGCGCTGCAAGGTCACCGTTTCGCCAACGCGCTGTCGGAAACCGGCGGCAAGAACGTGCAGGACATTCAGGCGACCATCCGCCGTTATGGCGACGGATTCGTGATCAACGGCCGCAAGGGTTACTGCACCGGTTCGCTCTACGCCCACTGGCTGGCGGTGCTGGCGCTGGATGAAGAACAGAAGGGCCAGTTGGCCTTTGTCGAGCGCGGCACGAAAGGGCTGGTGATCGTTGACGACTGGGACAGCATCGGCCAGCGCACCACGTCCAGCGGTACGGTGCTGGCAGAAGATCTGCAGGTGGCGCCGTTCAATCTGTTCCCGACTTATCGCTCCTACGAAAACCCGACCCTGGCCGGGCCGTTCGCCCAGTTGACCACCGCTGCCATCGACGCCGGCATCGCCCGGGCGGCGCTGCGCGACACCGTTGACTTCGTTCGTCAGTTTGCCCGGCCATGGATCGACGCGGGGGTGGACAAGGCCAGCGAAGATCCGCTGACGATCATTCAGATCGGCGCACTGGAAATCCGTCTGGAAGCCGCCGAAGCCCTGCTCGAACGCGCCGGTTGGGCGCTCGACGCCGCGCGCCCGGCCCCCGATGAAGACAACGTCGCGCTGGCGTCCCTGGCCGTGGCCAAGGCCAAAGTGCTGACCACCGAAATCGCCATCGAGGCCAGCAACAAGTTGTTCGAACTCGGTGGCACCCGCTCGACCCTGAAGAAGCACAACTTCGACCGTCACTGGCGCAACGCCCGGGTCCACACCCTGCATGACCCGGTGCGCTGGAAATACCACGTGGTCGGCAACTGGTTGCTCAATGGCATCAAACCTCCGCGCCACGACTGGTCCTGA
- a CDS encoding VOC family protein codes for MSVQPIPEGYHSITPYLGIHKAAEAIDFYKKAFGATEVMRLAMPDGGIGHAELRIGDSAIMLGSPCDQGPLSNPDKAVSVGLHLYVTDVDKSFQRALDAGATTVSEVKDQFYGDRSGTLKDPYGHLWFLATRKEDLTQEQIEQRAKELFQQG; via the coding sequence ATGAGCGTTCAACCTATTCCCGAGGGGTATCACAGCATTACCCCGTATCTCGGCATCCATAAGGCCGCCGAGGCCATCGATTTCTATAAAAAGGCGTTCGGTGCCACCGAAGTCATGCGCCTGGCCATGCCCGACGGCGGTATCGGCCACGCCGAACTGCGCATCGGAGACAGCGCAATCATGCTCGGCTCGCCGTGCGATCAAGGTCCGTTGAGCAATCCGGACAAAGCCGTGTCCGTCGGCTTGCATCTGTACGTGACCGATGTCGACAAGTCGTTCCAGCGCGCACTGGACGCCGGGGCGACGACCGTGTCCGAGGTCAAGGATCAGTTCTACGGCGACCGCAGCGGTACATTGAAAGATCCGTACGGGCATCTGTGGTTTCTGGCAACGCGCAAGGAGGACCTGACCCAGGAGCAGATCGAGCAGCGGGCGAAAGAGCTGTTCCAGCAGGGTTAG
- a CDS encoding alpha/beta fold hydrolase: MFAGFVKDQRHVNGVDITYRLGGSGPGLLLLHGHPQTHVIWHKVAEQLAEHFTVVAADLRGYGDSGRPPADERHTSYSKREMARDGVELMQALGFKQFSILAHDRGARVAHRLALDHSAAVQRMVLLDIAPTLAMYSQTNEAFARAYWHWFFLIRPAPLPETLIEADPEAYLRSVMGSRSAGLKPFTDEAFAEYLRCLSLPGSARGICEDYRASADIDLEHDRADLEAGHHLSLPLLVLWGAEGTVGRCFDPLREWQQVAADVRGKPLPAGHYLAEEVPELLLAEALTFLR; encoded by the coding sequence ATGTTTGCCGGATTCGTCAAAGACCAGCGCCACGTCAACGGCGTGGACATCACTTACCGCCTCGGAGGCAGCGGACCGGGCCTGCTGTTGTTGCACGGGCACCCGCAGACCCACGTCATCTGGCACAAGGTCGCCGAGCAACTGGCGGAGCACTTCACCGTGGTTGCCGCCGACCTGCGCGGTTACGGCGACAGCGGCCGACCGCCGGCCGATGAGCGGCACACCAGCTATTCCAAACGCGAAATGGCCCGCGACGGCGTGGAACTGATGCAAGCGCTGGGCTTTAAGCAGTTCTCGATCCTCGCCCACGACCGTGGGGCCCGAGTCGCCCATCGCCTGGCCCTCGATCATTCCGCCGCCGTGCAACGCATGGTGTTGCTGGACATTGCGCCGACCCTGGCGATGTACAGCCAGACCAACGAAGCCTTCGCCCGGGCCTACTGGCACTGGTTTTTCCTGATCCGCCCGGCGCCGCTGCCGGAAACCCTGATCGAAGCTGATCCCGAAGCCTATCTGCGCAGCGTCATGGGCAGCCGCAGTGCCGGGCTCAAGCCGTTCACTGACGAAGCGTTCGCTGAATACCTGCGTTGCCTGAGCCTGCCCGGCAGCGCCCGTGGGATCTGCGAGGACTACCGGGCCAGTGCCGACATCGATCTGGAACATGACCGCGCCGACCTCGAGGCCGGCCATCATCTGAGCTTGCCACTGCTGGTGCTGTGGGGCGCCGAAGGCACGGTCGGTCGTTGCTTCGACCCGCTCAGGGAATGGCAACAGGTGGCCGCCGACGTACGCGGCAAGCCTCTGCCCGCTGGTCATTACCTCGCTGAAGAAGTGCCGGAACTGTTGCTCGCCGAAGCACTGACGTTCCTGCGCTGA
- a CDS encoding PepSY-associated TM helix domain-containing protein has translation MSKKSRSKLWFLVHSWLALPIWFFVLIVCVTGTLAVVSQEIVWLVNPQMRATQPSDDAPLLGYDQVIAAIKTAEPQLLVERISRPDESHFALEVNVSQPDGRSVTVYVNPYTGVIQGTAPDFNFRAFTRALHGWWLVPFTNGYSWGWYLVSFLALPMLASLVTGLVVYKRFWKGFFSPTLRLRHGARIFWGDFHRLSGIWSIWFIAVISVTAVWFLIEAILSDNHISISSEPIIAAMSREGVPLSADGSPPPRVSLDHAIEIAQQRIPGFEASTINLPGNAYSHLDIRGRGWYPLMFQSATLNPYSGEVAASRLLSDRTSLEFVTESMRPLHTGDFGGLWIKLIWFFFGLVLSMMVLSGLLIWTKRTALATANALKRENKKQRVQAQPALHREPSEANL, from the coding sequence ATGTCGAAGAAATCCCGCTCGAAACTGTGGTTCCTGGTACACAGCTGGCTGGCGTTGCCGATCTGGTTTTTTGTCCTGATTGTCTGCGTCACCGGCACCCTGGCGGTGGTCAGCCAGGAAATCGTCTGGCTGGTGAACCCGCAAATGCGCGCCACCCAACCCTCGGATGACGCCCCGCTGCTGGGCTACGACCAGGTCATCGCCGCGATCAAGACTGCCGAACCGCAGTTGCTGGTCGAACGCATCAGTCGCCCCGACGAATCGCATTTCGCGCTGGAGGTGAACGTCAGTCAGCCTGACGGGCGCTCGGTGACGGTCTACGTCAACCCTTATACCGGTGTGATTCAGGGCACCGCACCAGACTTCAATTTCCGTGCCTTCACCCGCGCCTTGCATGGCTGGTGGCTGGTGCCGTTCACCAACGGTTACAGCTGGGGCTGGTATCTGGTGTCGTTTCTGGCACTGCCGATGCTGGCTTCGCTGGTAACCGGGCTGGTGGTCTACAAACGTTTCTGGAAGGGCTTTTTCAGCCCGACCCTGCGCCTGCGTCACGGTGCGCGGATTTTCTGGGGCGATTTCCACCGCCTCAGTGGCATCTGGTCGATCTGGTTCATCGCGGTGATCTCCGTCACCGCCGTGTGGTTCCTGATCGAAGCCATTCTTTCCGACAACCATATTTCCATCTCCAGCGAGCCAATCATCGCGGCCATGTCCCGTGAAGGCGTGCCGTTGTCCGCCGATGGTTCGCCACCACCACGGGTCAGCCTGGACCACGCCATCGAAATCGCCCAGCAACGGATTCCCGGGTTCGAAGCCAGCACCATCAATCTGCCCGGCAACGCCTACAGCCACCTCGATATCCGTGGACGCGGCTGGTATCCGCTGATGTTCCAGTCAGCCACGCTCAATCCCTACAGCGGTGAAGTGGCCGCCTCGCGCCTGCTCTCCGATCGGACCTCCCTGGAGTTCGTCACTGAATCCATGCGTCCGCTGCACACCGGCGACTTCGGCGGACTGTGGATCAAGCTGATCTGGTTCTTCTTCGGGCTGGTGCTGAGCATGATGGTCCTCAGCGGGCTGTTGATCTGGACCAAGCGCACCGCGCTGGCCACCGCCAACGCCCTCAAGCGCGAAAACAAGAAACAGCGCGTTCAGGCACAACCGGCCCTGCACCGTGAACCGTCGGAGGCCAACCTGTGA
- a CDS encoding thiamine pyrophosphate-binding protein, with amino-acid sequence MAQPSRLSVIWHKWRFHINVLLLLIPLGFMPRYFADQALFRGDSGLGEREIGEVQVGPWSLRLAEFRNEAPLPDGAAGYLKGFSAALCEACVEQVKATYLRIGKPRSLRAAGSIFFGTPYSMGTQMPVPDKTKADAELWITMEGWDGSMHQASIPLSQASPATIAWLNKQGAKP; translated from the coding sequence ATGGCTCAGCCCTCACGGCTGAGCGTGATCTGGCATAAATGGCGCTTCCACATCAACGTGCTGCTGTTGCTGATTCCGCTGGGATTCATGCCCAGGTACTTCGCCGATCAGGCGTTGTTTCGCGGTGACAGCGGGCTGGGTGAGCGCGAGATCGGCGAAGTCCAGGTGGGTCCGTGGAGCCTGCGTCTGGCCGAGTTTCGCAACGAAGCGCCGCTTCCCGATGGCGCAGCCGGCTATCTGAAGGGTTTTAGCGCCGCGCTGTGCGAGGCCTGTGTCGAACAGGTCAAGGCCACCTACCTGCGCATCGGCAAGCCACGCAGCCTGCGCGCTGCCGGTTCGATCTTCTTCGGCACGCCATACAGCATGGGCACGCAAATGCCCGTCCCGGACAAAACCAAAGCCGACGCCGAACTGTGGATCACCATGGAAGGCTGGGACGGCAGCATGCACCAAGCCTCGATTCCGCTGAGCCAGGCCTCCCCCGCCACCATTGCCTGGCTGAACAAACAAGGAGCCAAACCATGA
- a CDS encoding DUF6162 family protein, with product MTTPTTQIVRPAGAGHETLNVLLMCLLILAVAGSVVAWRGVSHEPEPVSSHQLDARRDLGASEQGIYADLRVTLDEIHLLREEQQALPTPQNLADEGFAPFAQDASSVSRGGHAWQLLADTAYFGHSQAPAVAGSFLMRLNDAAPDIWLNRAADLQAPTDLSDAALTAAGWKQIVAQFDAGVTREHRH from the coding sequence ATGACCACGCCGACCACTCAAATCGTACGTCCCGCCGGCGCCGGCCATGAAACCCTCAACGTGCTGCTGATGTGCCTGCTGATCCTCGCGGTCGCCGGCTCCGTGGTGGCGTGGCGCGGGGTGTCCCACGAACCCGAACCGGTTTCCAGCCATCAGCTCGACGCCCGCCGCGACCTCGGCGCCAGCGAGCAAGGCATCTACGCCGACCTGCGAGTAACCCTCGACGAGATCCACCTGTTGCGTGAAGAACAGCAAGCGCTGCCGACCCCGCAGAATCTGGCGGATGAAGGTTTCGCGCCGTTCGCCCAGGACGCCAGCTCCGTGAGCCGTGGCGGCCATGCCTGGCAATTGCTGGCCGACACCGCCTACTTCGGCCACAGCCAGGCACCGGCCGTGGCCGGCTCGTTTCTGATGCGCCTGAACGACGCTGCACCGGACATCTGGCTCAACCGCGCCGCCGATCTGCAAGCGCCGACAGACCTGTCCGACGCAGCACTGACCGCTGCCGGATGGAAACAGATCGTCGCGCAATTCGATGCCGGGGTGACCCGCGAACATCGTCATTGA
- a CDS encoding metal ABC transporter substrate-binding protein, translating to MPSSSQRRPFLRLLLIGLCACLLSPLASADPAKRLRIGITLHPYYSYVANIVGDKADVVPLIPAGFNPHAYEPRAEDIKRISGLDVIVLNGVGHDDFADRMIAASETPNIKTIEANENVPLLAATGVAARGAGKVVNPHTFLSISASIAQVNNIARELGKLDPDNAKTYTQNARAYGKRLRQMRADALAKLTQAPNAELRVATVHAAYDYLLREFGLEVTAVVEPAHGIEPSPSQLKKTIDQLRELDVKVIFSEMDFPSTYVETIQRESGVKLYPLSHISYGEYTADKYEKEMTGNLNTVVRAIQESGA from the coding sequence ATGCCTAGTTCATCTCAACGCCGTCCTTTCCTGCGCCTGCTGCTGATCGGCCTGTGCGCCTGCCTGCTGAGCCCGCTGGCCAGCGCCGATCCGGCCAAACGTCTGCGCATCGGCATCACCCTGCACCCTTATTACAGCTATGTGGCGAACATCGTCGGCGACAAGGCCGACGTCGTGCCGCTGATTCCCGCCGGCTTCAACCCGCACGCCTACGAACCCCGTGCCGAAGACATCAAGCGCATCAGCGGGCTGGACGTGATCGTGCTCAACGGCGTCGGCCATGACGACTTCGCCGACCGCATGATCGCCGCCAGCGAAACACCGAACATCAAGACCATCGAAGCCAACGAGAACGTGCCGCTGCTGGCCGCCACCGGGGTCGCGGCGCGCGGTGCCGGCAAAGTGGTGAACCCGCACACCTTCCTGTCGATCAGTGCCTCGATTGCTCAGGTCAACAACATCGCCCGGGAACTCGGCAAGCTCGACCCGGATAACGCCAAAACCTACACGCAGAACGCCCGCGCCTACGGCAAACGCCTGCGGCAGATGCGCGCCGATGCCTTGGCCAAACTGACCCAGGCGCCGAACGCCGAACTGCGGGTCGCCACGGTGCACGCCGCTTACGACTACCTGCTGCGCGAGTTCGGCCTGGAGGTGACGGCGGTGGTCGAGCCGGCCCATGGCATCGAACCAAGCCCGAGCCAGTTGAAGAAAACCATCGATCAACTGCGGGAACTGGACGTGAAAGTGATCTTCTCCGAGATGGATTTCCCGTCCACTTACGTTGAAACCATTCAGCGCGAATCCGGTGTGAAGCTTTACCCGCTGTCGCACATTTCCTACGGCGAATACACCGCCGACAAGTACGAAAAGGAAATGACCGGCAACCTCAACACCGTGGTTCGGGCGATTCAGGAGTCCGGCGCATGA